One genomic segment of Streptomyces sp. NBC_00239 includes these proteins:
- a CDS encoding DUF4231 domain-containing protein, which translates to MTFRHEDLPSLFHHADTAAISRQRESTQATRAQLFLLVLAAALSALPAVPLGPLRLFGTLSTLAYAAVLGIGVRATRRRARPQWQLNRSAAEFIKSLAWRYAVHGAPFGSESEDPEGLYRTRLESGLNELKKMGWTDPREAEGFSRGAEITGAMRQLRARAYSVRRETYVRDRLIEQRNWYRRRAEVSRRATALWSWTIVLLTTLALLFALLRALGSGPGAGVAGLLSAAAAAGIAWNEMRRHHPLIEAHTLVEQDLAAMMVVMQTTITESQWPSAVYETERYVSPQHTDWLARHSS; encoded by the coding sequence ATGACGTTTCGGCACGAAGATCTTCCGTCGCTTTTCCATCACGCCGACACCGCCGCGATCTCCCGCCAGCGGGAATCCACGCAGGCCACGCGCGCGCAGCTGTTCCTCCTCGTGCTCGCCGCGGCCCTGTCCGCACTGCCGGCCGTCCCCCTCGGTCCACTCCGGTTGTTCGGCACACTCAGCACTCTGGCGTATGCCGCGGTGCTCGGGATCGGCGTCCGCGCCACCCGGCGCCGGGCCCGCCCGCAGTGGCAACTCAACCGTTCCGCAGCCGAGTTCATCAAGTCGCTGGCATGGCGCTACGCCGTGCACGGCGCCCCCTTCGGCTCGGAGAGCGAGGATCCGGAAGGGTTGTACCGTACCCGGCTGGAGTCGGGGCTGAACGAGCTGAAGAAGATGGGCTGGACCGATCCGCGCGAGGCCGAGGGCTTCTCCCGCGGCGCCGAAATCACCGGCGCCATGCGGCAGTTGCGGGCCCGCGCCTACAGCGTCCGGCGCGAGACGTACGTACGGGACCGGCTCATCGAGCAGCGCAACTGGTACCGGCGGCGCGCCGAGGTGTCCCGGCGGGCGACCGCCCTGTGGTCCTGGACCATCGTGCTGCTCACCACCCTCGCCCTGCTCTTCGCCCTGCTCCGGGCCCTGGGTTCGGGTCCGGGCGCCGGCGTCGCCGGACTGCTGAGCGCGGCCGCCGCCGCGGGCATCGCGTGGAACGAGATGCGCCGCCACCACCCGCTGATCGAGGCGCACACCCTCGTCGAGCAGGACCTGGCGGCCATGATGGTGGTGATGCAGACGACCATCACCGAGAGCCAGTGGCCCTCCGCCGTCTACGAGACCGAGCGCTACGTCTCCCCCCAGCACACCGACTGGCTCGCCCGCCACAGCAGTTGA
- the fxsA gene encoding FxSxx-COOH cyclophane-containing RiPP peptide: MKNRRVPLAKIDVRSSSATAVLSRVLPSETRRTVEEAIFNSAL, from the coding sequence GTGAAGAACCGTCGCGTTCCCCTGGCCAAGATCGACGTCCGCAGCAGTTCCGCCACGGCCGTCCTCAGTCGGGTGCTTCCGTCCGAAACGCGCCGCACGGTCGAGGAAGCGATCTTCAACTCGGCGCTCTGA
- the fxsBH gene encoding radical SAM/SPASM protein FxsBH, inactivated beta-hydroxylase extension form has protein sequence MTGLIAFREIVLKVHSRCDLACDHCYVYEHADQSWRARPKTISEEVVAQTAARLAEHARDHALPSVTVILHGGEPLLAGTARLRFVCEEFTRALAGTAALDLRIHTNALQLGSRYLDLFAEFGVKVGVSLDGDRAANDRHRRFADGRTSHPLVLKALDLLRREQYRHLFQGLLCTVDIENDPVTVLDALTALEPPRIDFLLPHATWETPPPRPDGTPDAYARWLLRVFDHWERLGRPVPVRIFESLFSTLRGGPSLTESLGLAPTDLIVVETDGTLEQVDSLKSAFDGAAATGFDVFRHAFDEVAAHPGVRARQLGLAGVSAQCRACPVVRSCGGGLYTHRYRALTGFDNPSVYCADLRELVDGVAGRTARTGTAAELAAPEELDAAQQQLTRMLLARLHEDLAGAGGPAWQRSWELLTEIESAGHAAGALDPVLDHPYTRTWLLAALDAVRQGRPAGPAAGRRLAALAAAAVLRGRLAARVPVPYRDGQVYLPTLGLLRTAGPGTDGSAELRAADDGFAVREGRAEHRFRPSEGDRRWQPVRVWPGAGPEAPGAVLDDLDPHRNCFARPPRLRLGAGEAAEWQDRLAAAWTLLHRTVPDLARQAATGLTTLTPLAGGPRTTGRGEAGRHGPGALGVPWSGGVPQTALALLTGRRRARLRALTEVTDLYALDGEWLHASPWRGHPVPVSRLLADVHERVAVEACRRAGPGGPMDDGGAEAEDILRVLDRLAAAAELTTTGKALVADLHWELKAAGV, from the coding sequence ATGACCGGCCTGATCGCATTTCGCGAGATCGTCCTGAAAGTTCACAGCAGATGCGATCTTGCTTGTGATCATTGCTATGTCTACGAACACGCGGACCAAAGCTGGCGGGCCCGTCCGAAAACGATCTCGGAAGAGGTCGTCGCGCAGACCGCGGCCCGGCTCGCGGAACACGCGAGAGATCATGCGCTCCCCTCCGTCACCGTGATTCTTCACGGGGGGGAGCCGCTCCTTGCCGGGACCGCCCGACTCCGCTTCGTCTGCGAGGAGTTCACCCGGGCCCTGGCCGGCACCGCCGCCCTCGACCTGCGGATCCACACCAACGCCCTCCAGCTCGGCAGCCGCTACCTGGACCTGTTCGCCGAATTCGGCGTCAAGGTCGGCGTCTCCCTCGACGGGGACCGTGCGGCGAACGACCGGCACCGGCGCTTCGCGGACGGCCGCACCAGCCACCCCCTGGTCCTCAAGGCCCTCGACCTGCTCCGCCGCGAGCAGTACCGCCACCTCTTCCAGGGCCTGCTCTGCACCGTCGACATCGAGAACGACCCGGTGACCGTGCTCGACGCCCTCACCGCACTCGAACCGCCCCGCATCGACTTCCTGCTCCCGCACGCCACCTGGGAGACCCCGCCGCCCCGGCCCGACGGCACCCCCGACGCCTACGCCCGCTGGCTGCTGCGGGTCTTCGACCACTGGGAGCGGCTCGGCCGCCCGGTGCCCGTCCGGATCTTCGAATCCCTCTTCAGCACCCTGCGCGGCGGCCCCAGCCTCACCGAATCCCTGGGTCTGGCCCCCACCGACCTGATCGTGGTCGAGACCGACGGCACCCTCGAACAGGTCGACTCGCTCAAGAGCGCCTTCGACGGCGCCGCCGCCACCGGATTCGACGTCTTCCGGCACGCCTTCGACGAGGTCGCCGCCCACCCCGGGGTACGGGCCCGCCAGCTGGGCCTCGCCGGGGTCAGTGCGCAGTGCCGCGCCTGCCCCGTCGTACGCTCGTGCGGCGGTGGCCTCTACACCCACCGCTACCGGGCCCTGACCGGCTTCGACAACCCCTCCGTCTACTGCGCCGACCTGCGCGAGCTGGTCGACGGCGTGGCCGGCCGCACCGCCCGCACCGGCACCGCCGCCGAACTCGCCGCACCCGAGGAGCTGGACGCCGCCCAGCAGCAGCTGACCCGGATGCTCCTGGCCCGCCTGCACGAGGACCTGGCCGGCGCCGGCGGCCCCGCCTGGCAGCGGTCCTGGGAACTGCTCACCGAGATCGAGTCCGCCGGACACGCGGCCGGGGCCCTGGACCCCGTACTGGACCACCCGTACACGCGCACCTGGCTGCTGGCCGCCCTCGACGCCGTACGCCAGGGCCGGCCCGCCGGACCCGCGGCGGGGCGGCGGCTGGCCGCGCTCGCCGCAGCGGCCGTGCTGCGCGGCCGGCTGGCGGCCCGGGTGCCGGTGCCCTACCGGGACGGGCAGGTGTACCTGCCGACGCTCGGGCTGCTGCGCACCGCCGGCCCCGGCACCGACGGGTCGGCCGAGCTGCGCGCCGCCGACGACGGGTTCGCGGTCCGCGAGGGCCGGGCCGAGCACCGTTTCCGGCCATCCGAGGGGGACCGGCGCTGGCAGCCCGTACGGGTGTGGCCCGGCGCCGGACCCGAGGCGCCCGGCGCCGTCCTGGACGACCTCGACCCGCACCGCAACTGCTTCGCCCGGCCGCCGCGGCTGCGGCTCGGCGCCGGCGAGGCCGCCGAATGGCAGGACCGGCTGGCCGCCGCCTGGACCCTGCTGCACCGCACCGTGCCCGACCTGGCCCGGCAGGCCGCCACCGGCCTCACCACCCTGACCCCGCTCGCCGGCGGACCGCGCACCACCGGCCGCGGCGAGGCCGGCCGGCACGGCCCCGGCGCCCTGGGCGTGCCCTGGTCGGGCGGGGTGCCGCAGACCGCGCTGGCGCTGCTCACCGGGCGGCGCCGGGCCCGACTGCGGGCCCTGACGGAGGTCACCGACCTGTACGCGCTCGACGGCGAGTGGCTGCACGCGTCCCCCTGGCGCGGTCATCCGGTACCGGTCTCCCGGCTGCTGGCCGACGTCCACGAGCGGGTCGCGGTCGAGGCCTGCCGGCGGGCCGGGCCGGGCGGCCCGATGGACGACGGCGGCGCGGAGGCCGAGGACATCCTGCGGGTGCTCGACCGGCTCGCGGCCGCCGCCGAACTCACCACCACCGGCAAAGCGCTGGTCGCAGACCTGCACTGGGAACTCAAGGCCGCGGGGGTTTGA
- a CDS encoding TIR-like protein FxsC, which produces MSRDGGRVPSSVQPYFFLSYAHTPRYGAGGPDPDMWVERLFRDLCGHVMALTDLPAGAPAGFMDREIRSGEGWSERLGSALASCLVFVPLFSPRYFASEMCGKEWYAFAQRAIHHGALSNQPTEAIVPALWVPVPPAQLPGPAERLQFNHNTFGDRYVTDGLYGLIKLRSYAEQYERAVYELAKRIVRVAESVRLQAGRPVDYRMVPSAFGGGAGRRGTGLASRTLQITVAAGTRHELPDGRSADYYGDSALDWNPYHPDSRRPVAAVAEDLVRSLNYRTILASFDDEAGHFDSKQPPTRPEILLVDRWAVADDLRRQRLAAFDQDPRPWVSVVVPWNRLDHQSRVKESELTHRLEETMPVKMSQGRAACRAAANGVNNMETLGQILPQVVEAAAQQFLRHAQVYPPAGGSHGERPRLVGPMGMSGGPPLPPPAPFPAGSRFDKPHHEHALPEYDEFGPDAEDTDDRES; this is translated from the coding sequence TTGTCACGGGACGGGGGTCGTGTGCCTTCATCAGTGCAGCCGTACTTCTTTCTCAGTTATGCGCACACGCCGAGGTACGGAGCCGGTGGGCCCGACCCCGACATGTGGGTCGAACGGCTCTTCAGGGATCTCTGCGGCCACGTGATGGCCCTGACGGATCTCCCGGCCGGCGCCCCTGCGGGATTCATGGACCGGGAGATACGCTCCGGCGAAGGCTGGTCGGAGCGCCTGGGATCGGCACTCGCCTCGTGCCTGGTCTTCGTTCCGCTGTTCTCGCCGCGCTATTTCGCCAGCGAGATGTGCGGAAAGGAGTGGTATGCCTTTGCGCAGCGCGCCATCCACCACGGCGCACTGAGCAATCAGCCCACCGAGGCGATCGTGCCCGCCCTGTGGGTGCCGGTGCCCCCGGCGCAGCTGCCCGGACCGGCCGAACGCCTGCAGTTCAACCACAACACCTTCGGGGACCGCTACGTCACCGACGGGCTGTACGGACTCATCAAACTCCGCTCCTACGCCGAGCAGTACGAGCGGGCCGTCTACGAACTCGCCAAGCGCATCGTGCGCGTCGCCGAATCGGTCCGCCTCCAGGCCGGCCGGCCCGTCGACTACCGGATGGTCCCCAGCGCCTTCGGCGGCGGCGCCGGCCGCCGCGGCACCGGACTCGCCTCCCGCACCCTGCAGATCACCGTCGCCGCCGGCACCCGCCACGAACTCCCCGACGGGCGCAGCGCCGACTACTACGGGGACTCCGCCCTCGACTGGAACCCGTACCACCCGGACTCCCGACGGCCCGTCGCCGCCGTCGCGGAGGACCTGGTGCGCTCCCTGAACTACCGGACGATCCTGGCCTCCTTCGACGACGAGGCCGGCCACTTCGACAGCAAGCAGCCCCCGACCCGCCCGGAGATCCTGCTCGTCGACCGCTGGGCGGTGGCCGACGACCTGCGCAGGCAGCGCCTCGCCGCATTCGACCAGGACCCCCGGCCCTGGGTGAGCGTGGTCGTGCCGTGGAACCGGCTGGACCACCAGAGCCGCGTGAAGGAGAGCGAGTTGACCCACCGGCTGGAAGAGACGATGCCGGTCAAGATGAGCCAGGGCCGGGCCGCGTGCCGGGCCGCCGCCAACGGCGTCAACAACATGGAGACCCTCGGCCAGATACTCCCGCAGGTGGTCGAGGCCGCGGCCCAGCAGTTCCTCAGACACGCCCAGGTCTACCCGCCGGCCGGCGGCAGCCACGGCGAACGCCCCCGGCTGGTCGGCCCCATGGGCATGTCAGGCGGCCCGCCGCTGCCGCCCCCGGCCCCCTTCCCGGCCGGCTCCCGCTTCGACAAACCGCACCACGAGCACGCGCTGCCCGAGTACGACGAATTCGGCCCCGATGCGGAGGACACGGATGACCGCGAGTCGTGA
- the fxsT gene encoding FxSxx-COOH system tetratricopeptide repeat protein, with the protein MTASRDGRIVTFYSYKGGTGRTMALANTAWVLAANGKRVLAVDWDLEAPGLHRFFHPFLDPSTLGATTGVIDLITEYAWAATSPVQRADDWHRDYARIQQHAVSLAPENLGWEFPSGGTLDFVSAGRQNREYSATVSTFDWDNFYDRLGGGLFFDALRADMKANYDYVLIDSRTGLSDIADICTFHLPDVLVDCFTLSDQSIDGAAAVARQVYERYGDRDIKIYPVPMRIDEGEKEKADAGRALARIKFDRFPSGLAGDEATAYWGAVEIPYRPYYAYEETLATFGDEAGLTNSLLSAFERLTAVVSEGEVTSMPAIREEIRLRIRDAFTRRRPALPADLFLSYVAENRMWADWIESVLTRAGFRVVPKDVSAEPRPGDTLGAGISTDSPARTVVLLSSAYLKSARAVDVWERAAAEDPTGGRRNLVALRVGDVRLSTPYIDRNPIDLFRLDEHHATAALLRALERPVQLPEAASPGPRFPGTVPKIWNAPPRNTGFTGRSIVLERMRDQLGGGISVVLPQPQTLFGLGGVGKTQVALEYVHRFMADYDLVWWISSEQTDDVVAGLAELAVRLGAQTGEDMAAASQEAIDLLRRGVPTSRWLLVFDNADDPETLKRFFPPGGPGHVLVTSRNQSWSQYGDALPVDVFLREESIEHLQRRAPGLTPEDADQVATAVGDLPLAVEQAGAWIAETATPVGSYLEQLAQQAARVLGLNQPAGYPEPVAATWNVSIERLQSRSPAAVRLLQLCAFFAPEPISANLLYSKEMIDALKPYDPSLQEKLVLGRVIREIGRFALAKVDQVSNSIQVHRLVQAVIRAQLSEEEQREARHAVHRVLAGARPDDDEPIDNPETWPRFNTIWPHLPPSEARLCREPETRRLLIDRVRYLWKRGDFKAAYQLGSELREAWKETLGDSDLQYLYLRFHLSNILRSQGRYVEAKELDEVTLERQRNALGASHPHTYMTTSGLAMNLGALGQYGKAMELATEAHEGFSQIFHEAHPRTLAAANNLALNLRMVGQYARAREIDQEVFDRRTEVLGPEHPYTLSSAQNLARDLREVGRYEDSVQLLSRAYDAYKRTLGRTFPGTLSAAKNLAVSLRRAGQLEDALRLTTATRNRYRAKYTSVNPDLLACDLNLAADLFATGDPLAARDIAQEVVDEYMKVPGERHPYTLAAINNLAVFHWGVGAPQTAEPMLQGAIRVMREVLGDDHPHTIFATLNLANAHADLGDPAGALQIERAAAARLREVLGVHHPETLACSSNMAVSLDRIGRKEEAARLRHETIAELQRLLGEDHGLTRYAREERRVHRDLEPLAV; encoded by the coding sequence ATGACCGCGAGTCGTGACGGACGCATCGTCACCTTCTATTCGTACAAAGGCGGCACCGGCCGCACCATGGCCCTCGCCAACACCGCGTGGGTCCTCGCCGCCAACGGCAAGCGCGTCCTCGCCGTCGACTGGGACCTGGAAGCCCCCGGCCTGCACCGGTTCTTCCACCCCTTCCTCGACCCCTCCACGCTCGGCGCGACCACCGGCGTCATCGACCTGATCACCGAGTACGCGTGGGCGGCCACCAGCCCGGTGCAGCGGGCCGACGACTGGCACCGCGACTACGCGCGGATCCAGCAGCACGCGGTCTCGCTCGCCCCGGAGAACCTCGGCTGGGAGTTCCCCTCCGGCGGCACCCTCGACTTCGTCTCCGCCGGCCGCCAGAACCGCGAGTACTCCGCCACCGTCTCCACCTTCGACTGGGACAACTTCTACGACCGGCTCGGCGGCGGCCTCTTCTTCGACGCGCTGCGCGCGGACATGAAGGCGAACTACGACTACGTCCTCATCGACAGCCGCACCGGCCTCAGCGACATCGCCGACATCTGCACCTTCCACCTGCCCGACGTGCTCGTGGACTGCTTCACCCTCTCCGACCAGTCCATCGACGGCGCCGCCGCCGTCGCCCGCCAGGTCTACGAGCGCTACGGCGACCGCGACATCAAGATCTACCCGGTCCCGATGCGCATCGACGAGGGCGAGAAGGAGAAGGCCGACGCCGGACGGGCGCTGGCCCGCATCAAGTTCGACCGCTTCCCCAGCGGCCTCGCGGGCGACGAGGCCACCGCCTACTGGGGCGCCGTGGAGATCCCGTACCGGCCCTACTACGCCTACGAGGAGACCCTCGCCACCTTCGGGGACGAGGCCGGGCTCACCAACTCCCTGCTCTCCGCCTTCGAACGGCTCACCGCCGTGGTCTCCGAGGGCGAGGTCACCTCGATGCCCGCCATCCGCGAGGAGATCAGGCTGCGGATCCGCGACGCCTTCACCCGCCGCCGCCCCGCCCTGCCCGCCGACCTCTTCCTCTCGTACGTCGCCGAGAACCGCATGTGGGCCGACTGGATCGAGTCCGTCCTCACCCGGGCCGGCTTCCGGGTCGTGCCCAAGGACGTCTCCGCCGAGCCCCGCCCCGGCGACACCCTCGGCGCCGGCATCTCCACCGACAGCCCGGCCCGCACGGTGGTGCTGCTCTCCAGCGCCTACCTCAAGTCCGCCCGGGCGGTGGACGTGTGGGAGCGGGCCGCCGCCGAGGACCCCACCGGGGGCCGGCGCAACCTGGTCGCGCTGCGCGTGGGCGACGTACGGCTGAGCACCCCGTACATCGACCGCAACCCGATCGACCTGTTCCGGCTCGACGAGCACCACGCCACCGCCGCCCTGCTGCGCGCGCTGGAGCGGCCCGTCCAGCTGCCCGAGGCGGCCTCGCCCGGGCCGCGGTTCCCCGGCACCGTCCCCAAGATCTGGAACGCGCCGCCCCGCAACACCGGCTTCACCGGCCGCTCCATCGTGCTGGAGCGGATGCGCGACCAGCTCGGCGGCGGGATCTCCGTGGTGCTGCCGCAGCCGCAGACCCTCTTCGGGCTCGGCGGCGTCGGCAAGACCCAGGTGGCCCTGGAGTACGTGCACCGGTTCATGGCCGACTACGACCTGGTCTGGTGGATCTCCTCCGAGCAGACCGACGACGTGGTCGCGGGGCTCGCCGAACTCGCCGTCCGGCTCGGCGCGCAGACCGGCGAGGACATGGCGGCCGCCTCCCAGGAGGCCATCGACCTGCTGCGGCGCGGGGTGCCCACCTCCCGCTGGCTGCTCGTCTTCGACAACGCCGACGACCCCGAGACCCTCAAGCGGTTCTTCCCGCCGGGCGGGCCCGGCCACGTGCTGGTGACCTCCCGCAACCAGAGCTGGTCCCAGTACGGCGACGCCCTGCCCGTCGACGTCTTCCTGCGCGAGGAGTCCATCGAGCACCTCCAGCGGCGCGCCCCCGGGCTCACCCCGGAGGACGCCGACCAGGTCGCCACCGCCGTCGGCGACCTGCCGCTGGCCGTCGAGCAGGCCGGCGCCTGGATCGCCGAGACCGCCACCCCCGTCGGCTCGTACCTGGAACAGCTCGCCCAGCAGGCCGCCCGGGTGCTCGGCCTCAACCAGCCGGCCGGCTACCCGGAGCCGGTCGCGGCCACCTGGAACGTCTCCATCGAACGGCTCCAGAGCCGCTCGCCCGCCGCCGTCCGGCTGCTCCAGCTGTGCGCCTTCTTCGCGCCCGAGCCGATCTCCGCGAACCTCCTCTACAGCAAGGAGATGATCGACGCCCTCAAGCCGTACGACCCCTCGCTCCAGGAGAAGCTGGTGCTGGGCCGGGTCATCCGCGAGATCGGCCGGTTCGCGCTCGCCAAGGTCGACCAGGTCAGCAACAGCATCCAGGTGCACCGCCTGGTGCAGGCCGTCATCCGTGCCCAGCTCAGCGAGGAGGAGCAGCGCGAGGCCCGGCACGCCGTGCACCGGGTGCTGGCCGGGGCCCGGCCCGACGACGACGAGCCGATAGACAACCCGGAGACCTGGCCGCGGTTCAACACCATCTGGCCGCACCTGCCCCCGTCGGAGGCCCGGCTCTGCCGGGAGCCCGAGACCCGCCGACTGCTCATCGACCGGGTCCGCTACCTGTGGAAGCGCGGCGACTTCAAGGCGGCCTACCAGCTCGGCAGCGAGCTGCGCGAAGCGTGGAAGGAGACCCTCGGCGACAGCGACCTCCAGTACCTCTACCTGCGCTTCCACCTCTCCAACATCCTGCGCTCGCAGGGCCGTTACGTGGAGGCGAAGGAGCTGGACGAGGTCACCCTGGAGCGCCAGCGGAACGCGCTCGGCGCCTCCCACCCGCACACGTACATGACCACCAGCGGCCTGGCCATGAACCTCGGCGCGCTCGGCCAGTACGGCAAGGCCATGGAACTGGCCACCGAGGCGCACGAGGGCTTCAGCCAGATCTTCCACGAGGCGCACCCCCGCACCCTGGCGGCGGCCAACAACCTCGCGCTGAACCTGCGCATGGTCGGCCAGTACGCCCGGGCCCGCGAGATCGACCAGGAGGTCTTCGACCGGCGCACCGAGGTGCTCGGCCCGGAGCACCCGTACACCCTCTCCTCGGCCCAGAACCTCGCCCGCGACCTGCGGGAGGTCGGCCGGTACGAGGACTCGGTGCAGCTGCTGAGCCGGGCGTACGACGCGTACAAGCGGACCCTGGGCCGGACCTTCCCCGGCACCCTGTCCGCCGCGAAGAACCTCGCGGTCTCGCTGCGCCGGGCCGGGCAGCTGGAGGACGCGCTGCGGCTGACCACGGCCACCCGCAACCGCTACCGGGCCAAGTACACCTCGGTCAACCCGGACCTGCTGGCCTGCGACCTGAACCTGGCCGCGGACCTGTTCGCCACCGGGGACCCGCTCGCGGCGCGGGACATCGCCCAGGAGGTCGTGGACGAGTACATGAAGGTGCCGGGGGAGCGGCACCCGTACACCCTGGCCGCGATCAACAACCTGGCGGTCTTCCACTGGGGCGTCGGCGCGCCGCAGACGGCGGAGCCGATGCTCCAGGGCGCGATCCGGGTGATGCGCGAGGTGCTCGGCGACGACCACCCGCACACCATCTTCGCCACCCTCAACCTGGCCAACGCCCACGCCGACCTGGGCGATCCGGCGGGCGCGCTGCAGATCGAGCGGGCGGCGGCCGCACGGCTGCGCGAGGTGCTCGGGGTCCACCACCCGGAGACGCTGGCCTGCTCCTCGAACATGGCGGTGAGCCTGGACCGGATCGGGCGCAAGGAGGAGGCGGCCCGGCTGCGCCACGAGACGATCGCGGAGCTCCAGCGGCTGCTCGGCGAGGACCACGGCCTGACCCGGTACGCGCGCGAGGAGCGGCGGGTGCACCGGGACCTGGAGCCGCTGGCGGTGTGA
- a CDS encoding alpha/beta fold hydrolase, producing MRNRVRAADGRHLMVERLGDPNGKPVFLLHGTPGSRLGPAPRGMVLYQRRMQLIAYDRPGYGGSDRLPGRSVADVAQDVAAIADSLELETFAVVGRSGGAPHALACAALLPDRVTRCATLVGLAPRDADGLDWYDGMTTFNVREHSTAAAADPEEIAASLIPRSDSIRQDPGRLLDELRRELTENDRIIVSDAGLRLMLERNYREGLRQSAYGWIDDVTAFARPWGFDLADITCPVLLWHGEKDVFSPVGHSRWLARQIPGATANFEPAAAHFAAFRALPDILTWLLRDLAPPPQQQSA from the coding sequence GTGCGCAATCGGGTGCGCGCCGCGGACGGGCGGCATCTGATGGTGGAGCGACTCGGCGACCCGAACGGCAAGCCGGTGTTCCTGCTCCACGGCACCCCCGGCAGCAGGCTGGGACCGGCCCCCCGCGGCATGGTCCTCTACCAGCGCCGTATGCAGCTCATCGCGTACGACCGGCCCGGATACGGCGGATCGGACCGCCTGCCGGGCCGTAGCGTCGCCGACGTGGCCCAGGACGTGGCCGCGATCGCCGACTCCCTGGAACTGGAGACCTTCGCGGTGGTGGGCCGCTCGGGCGGCGCCCCGCACGCGCTGGCCTGCGCCGCCCTGCTCCCGGACCGGGTCACCCGGTGCGCCACCCTGGTCGGCCTGGCCCCCCGGGACGCCGACGGCCTGGACTGGTACGACGGCATGACCACCTTCAACGTGCGCGAGCACAGCACGGCGGCCGCCGCCGACCCGGAGGAGATCGCCGCCTCGCTGATCCCGCGCTCGGACTCCATCCGCCAGGACCCCGGCCGGCTCCTCGACGAACTGCGCCGCGAGCTCACCGAGAACGACCGGATCATCGTCTCCGATGCCGGCCTGCGCCTGATGCTGGAGCGCAACTACCGCGAAGGGCTGCGGCAGTCGGCCTACGGCTGGATCGACGACGTCACCGCCTTCGCCCGCCCCTGGGGCTTCGACCTGGCCGACATCACCTGCCCGGTCCTGCTGTGGCACGGCGAGAAGGACGTGTTCTCACCCGTGGGCCACTCCCGCTGGCTGGCCCGGCAGATCCCCGGCGCCACGGCCAACTTCGAACCGGCCGCCGCCCACTTCGCCGCCTTCCGGGCCCTGCCGGACATCCTCACCTGGCTGCTGCGCGACCTGGCACCGCCCCCGCAGCAGCAGTCGGCCTGA
- a CDS encoding DUF3533 domain-containing protein translates to MTRTDAGPSRGSPGFLSEIKDAVTVRAALLVIGVLALQVAFITSYIGAFHHPAPHEIPIAVVTPARQATAQAVQQLSALPGDPLDPRAAPDEATATAQIRNRDVDGALIIDPAGTTDRLLVAGGAGASLSQALEEVVKAAEATRQRTVTVTDVAPADRGDARGLSSFYLVVGWCVGGYLCAAILAISAGARPANPARAVIRLGALLVYALVAGLLGAVIAGPVLGALPGSIWALWGLGALVVFAVGAITLAFQGLAGVVGIGLAILLVVVLGNPSAGGAYPYPLLPPFWREIGPALPPGAGTYAARSIAYFRGNDAGPSMLILAGWAALGAAVTLACAVFRRGRPGTTVGSGLPEDAPADA, encoded by the coding sequence ATGACACGGACAGACGCAGGCCCCTCCCGGGGATCCCCCGGTTTCCTCTCCGAGATCAAGGACGCCGTCACCGTCCGGGCGGCGCTGCTGGTCATCGGGGTGCTGGCGCTCCAGGTCGCCTTCATCACCTCCTACATCGGCGCCTTCCACCACCCCGCGCCGCACGAGATCCCGATCGCCGTGGTCACTCCCGCCCGGCAGGCCACCGCCCAGGCCGTCCAGCAGCTCTCCGCGCTGCCCGGCGACCCGCTCGACCCGCGCGCGGCCCCCGACGAGGCCACCGCGACCGCGCAGATCCGCAACCGGGACGTGGACGGGGCGCTGATCATCGACCCCGCCGGGACGACCGACCGGCTGCTGGTGGCCGGCGGCGCGGGCGCCTCGCTGTCCCAGGCGCTCGAAGAGGTCGTCAAGGCCGCCGAGGCGACCCGGCAGCGCACGGTGACGGTCACCGACGTGGCCCCGGCCGACCGCGGCGACGCCCGCGGGCTGTCCTCCTTCTACCTGGTGGTCGGCTGGTGCGTGGGCGGCTACCTGTGCGCCGCGATCCTCGCGATCAGCGCCGGGGCCCGGCCCGCCAACCCGGCGCGCGCCGTCATCCGGCTGGGCGCGCTGCTGGTGTACGCGCTCGTGGCCGGCCTGCTCGGCGCGGTGATCGCCGGCCCGGTGCTGGGCGCGCTGCCCGGCAGCATCTGGGCCCTGTGGGGGCTGGGCGCGCTGGTCGTCTTCGCGGTCGGCGCGATCACCCTGGCCTTCCAGGGGCTGGCGGGCGTGGTCGGCATCGGGCTGGCGATCCTGCTCGTCGTGGTGCTCGGCAACCCGAGCGCCGGGGGCGCCTACCCGTATCCGCTGCTGCCGCCGTTCTGGCGGGAGATCGGCCCGGCCCTGCCGCCGGGCGCGGGCACGTACGCGGCCCGTTCGATCGCCTACTTCAGGGGCAATGACGCGGGCCCCTCGATGCTGATCCTGGCCGGCTGGGCGGCGCTGGGCGCGGCGGTCACGCTGGCCTGCGCGGTGTTCCGCCGGGGGCGCCCGGGCACGACGGTCGGCAGCGGTCTCCCCGAGGACGCGCCGGCGGACGCGTGA